Proteins from a genomic interval of Polyodon spathula isolate WHYD16114869_AA chromosome 1, ASM1765450v1, whole genome shotgun sequence:
- the LOC121317793 gene encoding tetraspanin-36-like, translating into MDCGIITSKSVLLFLSVIFWVAGAALSYVGSYVFTSYKNYDNFLEDKYTLLPAVVILAVATVMFIIGIIGCCATLRESRVGLGFFLVIILIIFAAEVAAFVLAIIYQGRIKSDIERSMNDVFQKYDGNNAESRAVDYLQQQVQCCGINSYLDWNTTQWYNSTGNHSVPESCCKQGFTNCTGSMDQTENIYTLGCESKLARILQDVLSYAMLVILGFAIIKFFGMLSVCVITCRNRRQREYQPLYSGTYA; encoded by the exons ATGGATTGTGGAATAATAACTTCTAAATCGGTTTTACTTTTTCTCAGTGTAATATTCTGG gtTGCAGGTGCCGCTCTTTCTTACGTGGGATCCTATGTGTTCACCAGCTACAAAAACTATGACAACTTCCTGGAAGACAAATACACTCTGCTGCCTGCAGTGGTCATCCTTGCTGTTGCCACGGTGATGTTCATCATCGGAATTATTGGCTGCTGCGCCACACTACGGGAGTCCCGCGTTGGACTGGGATTT TTCCTGGTCATTATCCTGATAATTTTTGCTGCTGAAGTTGCTGCCTTTGTGCTTGCAATCATCTACCAGGGACGG ataaaaagtGATATTGAGAGGTCAATGAATGATGTATTCCAGAAGTATGATGGGAATAATGCTGAAAGCAGGGCAGTGGATTACTTGCAACAACAG gtgCAGTGCTGTGGAATCAATAGCTACCTTGACTGGAATACCACTCAGTGGTACAACTCCACTGGTAACCACTCTGTACCTGAGAGCTGCTGCAAACAGGGCTTTACTAACTGCACCGGGAGCATGGACCAAACAGAAAACATCTACACTCTG GGCTGTGAATCCAAGCTGGCGCGCATCCTGCAAGATGTGCTGAGCTATGCCATGCTGGTGATCCTGGGATTTGCCATTATCAAG TTTTTCGGGATGCTGAGTGTGTGCGTGATTACATGCAGGAACAGGAGACAGCGTGAATATCAGCCTTTGTATTCGGGAACGTATGCATAA